One Bacteroidota bacterium DNA window includes the following coding sequences:
- the nqrF gene encoding NADH:ubiquinone reductase (Na(+)-transporting) subunit F: protein MFLFASLTIGTSIVVFAILIILLVSILLTAKAKLAPSGPVKLTINGKKELEVESGATLLQTLGNNKIFLPSACGGGGTCGMCTCQVNEGGGGILPTEEPYFTRREVQDNWRLGCQVKVKQDMDISIPEEIFGIKKWECEVVSNYNVSTFIKAFVVRLPEGETMDFKAGGYIQIDVPKITIDYSKDFDISPEPNDPAGPDKFKEDFDKFNLWKLKMVNDEPIYRAYSMANAPYEGNIVMLTIRIATPPWDREKNDWMDVNPGICSSYIWAQKPGDKVTVSGPYGEFFIQDTGAEMIYIGGGAGMAPMRSHLFHLFHTLKTDRKVTYWYGARSKREIFFESDFREIEKNFPNFQFNIVLSEPMEEDNWVAKKSLDDKEGDGFLGFVHQAVIDQQLSKHESPEDIEFYFCGPPMMNNAVVQMTDDWGIPPENVHFDDFGG from the coding sequence ATGTTTTTATTTGCATCATTAACAATTGGTACCAGTATTGTAGTATTTGCCATCCTTATTATTTTGTTGGTATCTATACTACTTACTGCAAAAGCAAAATTGGCACCCTCTGGACCTGTAAAACTTACTATAAACGGTAAGAAGGAACTAGAGGTGGAGTCAGGTGCTACGCTATTGCAGACACTTGGTAACAATAAAATCTTCCTTCCATCAGCATGTGGAGGTGGAGGTACTTGTGGAATGTGTACTTGTCAGGTAAACGAAGGAGGTGGAGGAATCCTACCAACTGAAGAGCCTTACTTTACACGTAGAGAAGTACAAGATAACTGGCGTTTAGGATGTCAGGTGAAGGTTAAGCAGGATATGGATATTTCTATACCTGAAGAAATCTTCGGAATTAAGAAATGGGAGTGTGAGGTAGTTTCAAACTACAACGTATCTACATTCATTAAAGCATTTGTTGTTCGCCTTCCTGAAGGGGAGACAATGGACTTCAAAGCCGGTGGATATATCCAAATTGATGTTCCGAAAATTACTATCGATTATAGTAAAGATTTCGATATTTCTCCAGAACCAAATGATCCTGCAGGACCGGATAAGTTCAAGGAAGATTTCGATAAATTCAACCTTTGGAAACTGAAAATGGTGAACGATGAGCCAATTTATAGAGCATACTCTATGGCAAATGCACCATACGAAGGAAATATAGTAATGTTGACTATACGTATCGCTACTCCGCCATGGGATAGAGAGAAAAACGATTGGATGGATGTAAATCCTGGTATTTGTTCTTCTTATATCTGGGCTCAAAAGCCGGGTGATAAAGTGACGGTTTCAGGTCCTTATGGTGAATTCTTTATTCAGGATACCGGAGCAGAGATGATCTACATCGGTGGTGGAGCAGGTATGGCGCCAATGCGATCTCACTTATTCCACTTATTCCACACCTTGAAGACTGACCGTAAAGTTACATACTGGTACGGTGCCCGTTCGAAACGTGAAATCTTCTTTGAAAGTGACTTTAGAGAAATCGAAAAGAATTTCCCTAACTTCCAGTTCAACATTGTTCTTTCTGAGCCAATGGAAGAGGATAATTGGGTAGCCAAAAAATCATTAGATGATAAAGAAGGTGATGGATTCTTAGGATTTGTTCACCAGGCTGTAATCGATCAGCAGTTGAGTAAGCACGAATCACCGGAAGATATAGAATTCTATTTCTGTGGACCTCCTATGATGAATAATGCAGTTGTGCAAATGACTGACGATTGGGGAATACCGCCTGAGAATGTTCATTTTGATGATTTCGGTGGATAA
- a CDS encoding MATE family efflux transporter, with product MANNKHLKDSSVSKGLFVLGGLGVISMISEGLYGVLDKYFVSTLGIEEVQAVSLVFGITFLIIAIAMWLSIGGMVSVSTANGRKDSEAVRRSAVTILGMAILGGAVLNFVLYYFSNELLSIFTLSPTSKITEAVIFKANEYLQVFSFASIPMVFMLSLVFVLRSLGYSAMPTIATIMSAVINGSFDYYIVTFTEVGIKGIALATVTGFTVSSVFLLFVFYKNWNKTKQEDTKVFYEYFSIHAAKEVLSFGLPSLGKQIATFAAITIFNLFATEVSDDMVAGWGVSNDIFTLALYISYGLNVGMMPMLGNSYGAGDNKRSLEIINTTLIASTAIFLTYSVVVYTFAYEIMGIYFTNTETIEVGVSVLRLVAFSFPTVAFVMHGSNAMQVLNKKTASLVVGISRQLIFFVPFVGGIFLLNKLTGSSINIVLGQVLADFMAFFIMIYFYKTIIKEKLYMKTPSRLSRDQQL from the coding sequence ATGGCAAATAATAAACATCTCAAAGATTCATCAGTATCCAAGGGCCTTTTTGTGTTAGGAGGACTTGGAGTAATTTCCATGATTTCCGAAGGGCTGTATGGAGTACTTGATAAATACTTTGTTTCCACTCTTGGTATTGAAGAAGTGCAGGCTGTATCATTAGTGTTTGGTATTACTTTTCTGATTATAGCCATTGCAATGTGGCTGAGCATTGGAGGAATGGTATCTGTATCAACAGCAAATGGCAGAAAAGACAGCGAAGCGGTCAGGCGCAGCGCTGTTACTATACTTGGAATGGCTATACTGGGCGGTGCCGTACTGAATTTTGTCTTATATTATTTTAGCAATGAGTTACTTTCAATTTTTACATTAAGTCCGACAAGTAAAATCACAGAGGCCGTTATATTCAAAGCAAATGAATATCTGCAGGTATTTAGTTTTGCATCAATTCCAATGGTATTTATGCTGAGTCTGGTATTTGTATTGCGTAGTTTGGGTTATTCGGCGATGCCAACAATAGCTACAATTATGTCGGCAGTTATCAATGGCAGTTTCGATTATTATATAGTTACATTTACAGAGGTTGGAATAAAAGGTATTGCTTTAGCTACGGTTACCGGCTTTACAGTATCATCTGTATTTCTGTTATTCGTATTTTATAAAAACTGGAATAAGACTAAACAGGAAGATACTAAAGTTTTTTACGAATATTTTTCAATTCATGCAGCAAAAGAAGTATTAAGTTTCGGACTGCCGAGTCTAGGAAAACAAATTGCAACATTCGCAGCTATTACTATATTCAACCTATTTGCAACTGAGGTTTCCGATGATATGGTTGCCGGTTGGGGTGTGTCGAACGATATTTTTACGCTGGCACTTTATATATCCTACGGGTTGAATGTGGGAATGATGCCAATGCTTGGTAATAGTTATGGAGCAGGAGATAATAAACGCAGTTTGGAGATAATTAACACTACTCTGATAGCTTCAACTGCCATATTTTTAACGTATAGCGTAGTTGTTTATACTTTCGCATACGAAATAATGGGAATCTATTTCACAAATACGGAAACAATAGAAGTTGGGGTATCTGTATTGCGACTCGTGGCATTTTCATTTCCAACTGTTGCATTTGTGATGCATGGTAGTAATGCCATGCAGGTTTTAAATAAAAAAACGGCTTCATTGGTAGTTGGTATTAGTCGTCAGTTAATATTTTTCGTTCCTTTTGTAGGAGGGATTTTTCTTCTTAACAAGTTAACCGGTAGTAGTATTAATATTGTATTAGGGCAGGTACTTGCTGATTTTATGGCATTTTTTATAATGATATATTTTTATAAAACAATAATCAAAGAGAAGCTTTATATGAAAACCCCATCTCGGCTAAGCCGAGACCAACAGTTATGA
- a CDS encoding KTSC domain-containing protein — protein sequence MKRINEYKKLFEVENDIDLKDLKKKYRNLVKEWHPDKFSQGGEEATAAEIKSKQIIDGYHFLVSIAPETKASNLSEYTATINESGIADFQHKGLLLEVTFMDGSTYEYFGVNRGLFQKLINSDKQVRFAKRNIFNSFLYRKSKKGSLVA from the coding sequence ATGAAGCGCATAAACGAATACAAGAAACTTTTTGAAGTAGAGAATGATATAGATTTAAAAGATCTTAAGAAAAAATATAGAAATCTTGTAAAAGAGTGGCATCCTGATAAATTCTCTCAAGGTGGAGAGGAAGCTACTGCAGCGGAGATTAAGAGTAAACAAATCATTGATGGATACCATTTTTTGGTAAGTATTGCACCCGAAACAAAAGCATCTAATTTAAGTGAGTACACGGCAACAATAAATGAGTCTGGTATTGCAGATTTTCAGCATAAAGGTCTTTTGCTTGAAGTTACGTTTATGGATGGATCAACATATGAGTACTTTGGTGTTAACCGTGGTTTATTTCAAAAGTTAATTAACTCTGATAAGCAAGTACGTTTTGCAAAGAGAAATATATTCAATTCTTTTTTATACAGAAAGTCTAAGAAAGGTAGTTTAGTAGCTTAA
- a CDS encoding DEAD/DEAH box helicase encodes MLFEELNITTPLLNALNDLGYKEATPIQEKSYSVVMSGRDMVGVAQTGTGKTFAYLLPILRNIKFSKEKHPRPKVLIVQPTRELVIQLVEELEKLTEYMNIRFAGIYGGANINKQKDIVYNGLDILVSTPGRLVDMTSSGVLRLVDVQKFVLDEVDEMLNSGFRSQLTSILDVLPKRRQNIMFSATLNRDVDNLIQEYFNDPIRVEVARHGTPLEKIEQSSYHIPNYYTKVNLLKLLLHDRDEYKKVLVFVARKKWADRLYNLILDDFEEEMDVLHSNKSQNYRIQALDKFAKGELRILLATDVIARGIDVSDVTHVISFDTPDFPENYIHRIGRTGRAEKSGKSIAFISKVEKEYLEDIEEMMNMKIPKLDLPEDLEISEYLLEMEKDKTNQKNILIKIKDREGRGEAFHEKKDKNKKENLGGPGRRNPKKDKPFNRAARRRKSKKK; translated from the coding sequence GTGCTTTTCGAAGAATTAAATATAACAACACCATTACTTAATGCCCTTAACGATTTGGGTTATAAGGAAGCTACTCCTATTCAGGAGAAGTCATATTCTGTAGTGATGTCGGGTAGAGACATGGTTGGTGTAGCGCAAACAGGTACCGGTAAAACTTTTGCATATCTATTGCCTATATTGCGCAATATTAAATTTTCGAAAGAAAAACACCCACGACCAAAAGTATTGATTGTTCAGCCTACACGTGAACTTGTTATTCAGCTTGTTGAGGAACTGGAAAAGCTAACGGAATATATGAATATTCGTTTTGCCGGAATTTATGGTGGAGCAAATATTAATAAGCAAAAAGATATTGTATATAACGGTTTAGATATTTTGGTGTCTACTCCCGGTCGTTTGGTAGATATGACATCTTCGGGTGTTTTACGTTTGGTGGATGTGCAAAAATTTGTTTTAGACGAGGTAGACGAAATGCTGAATTCCGGATTTAGGTCACAGCTTACAAGTATTTTGGATGTTCTACCGAAACGACGTCAAAACATAATGTTTTCTGCAACCTTAAATAGAGATGTAGATAATCTAATTCAGGAATATTTCAATGACCCTATAAGAGTTGAAGTTGCCCGTCATGGTACTCCTCTCGAAAAAATTGAGCAAAGTTCATATCACATACCTAACTATTATACTAAAGTTAACCTTCTAAAGTTGCTTTTGCATGACAGAGATGAGTATAAGAAGGTACTTGTGTTTGTTGCCCGTAAAAAATGGGCAGATAGATTGTACAATCTGATTTTAGATGATTTTGAGGAAGAAATGGATGTTCTTCACTCAAATAAATCACAAAACTACAGGATTCAGGCTTTAGATAAATTTGCTAAAGGCGAACTTAGAATTCTGTTAGCAACAGATGTTATAGCCCGAGGAATTGATGTTTCGGATGTAACACATGTTATCAGTTTTGATACTCCTGATTTTCCCGAAAATTACATTCACAGAATTGGGAGAACAGGTAGGGCAGAAAAATCGGGAAAATCAATCGCTTTTATATCGAAGGTAGAGAAGGAATATCTGGAAGATATCGAAGAGATGATGAATATGAAGATACCTAAATTAGACTTGCCTGAAGATCTAGAGATATCGGAGTATTTGTTGGAAATGGAAAAAGATAAAACCAATCAGAAAAATATCTTAATTAAAATAAAGGACAGGGAAGGTAGAGGAGAAGCTTTTCACGAGAAAAAAGATAAAAATAAAAAAGAGAATTTAGGTGGTCCGGGAAGACGAAACCCCAAAAAGGACAAGCCTTTTAACAGGGCTGCCAGAAGGCGTAAATCTAAAAAGAAATAA